GACCTGATCGACCTGCCCGATCTGGTGGACCTGGTGGCCGACCGGCCCGAGCGCTTCATCGTGTTCTGCGACGACCTCAGCTTCGACGAGGGCGAGCCCGGCTACAAGGCGCTCAAGAGCATCCTCGACGGCAGCATCGCCGCGGCCAGCGACAACCTGCTGATCTACGCCACCAGCAACCGCCGCCACCTGCTGCCCGAGTACATGAAGGAGAACCTCACGTACCAGCACACCGAGGACGGCGAAGTCCATCCCGGCGAGGGCGTGGAGGAGAAGATCTCGCTGAGTGAGCGCTTCGGCCTGTGGATCAGCTTCTACCCGTTCAGCCAGCCCGAGTACCTGGCCATCGTGGCGCAGTGGCTGCGGCACTTCGGCGTGGCCGAGGCCACCATCGCCACCGCGCGCCAGCCCAGCCTGGTGTGGGCCCTGGAGCGCGGCTCGCGCTCGGGCCGGGTGGCCTACCAGTTTGCGCGCGACTGGGCCGGGCGCGAGCATGGCGGCGACGCGCCCCATGCACCGTCCAC
This portion of the Aquabacterium sp. OR-4 genome encodes:
- a CDS encoding ATP-binding protein — translated: MTVSAPSLDALLQRADQLLARLEGVLPHPLAAPDWGASIAYRYRKRGASGLLQPVRQVAGIRLKDLQEVDGQKERLLRNTAQFVAGQPANNVLLTGARGTGKSSLIKACLNEFADRGLRLIEVDKADLIDLPDLVDLVADRPERFIVFCDDLSFDEGEPGYKALKSILDGSIAAASDNLLIYATSNRRHLLPEYMKENLTYQHTEDGEVHPGEGVEEKISLSERFGLWISFYPFSQPEYLAIVAQWLRHFGVAEATIATARQPSLVWALERGSRSGRVAYQFARDWAGREHGGDAPHAPSTEVPAPDGLDRV